ACGAGCACTCCGAGGCCCCCCTCGATCTGCCCGCGGCTCGGGCTGAGGAACCCCGTCATCGCCAAGCACAGGCTGGTCTTGCCGCTGCCCGATGGCCCCTGCAGCACCGTCACCGTTCCCGCGGAGACGTCTGCATCAACCGGACCGACTCGGGTGGAGCCATAGTCGATGACCACATCTGTCAGTCTCACTCCGGCCCTCCCCCGTCGACCGCGCCCTCGCCGAGGCGACGCAGTTCGTCCCCGTCCCGGTACACCCAAGGCTTCGGGCGAGCACCGTCGGCCAGCGGCAGCGGATGCGCACCGGCGGCAGGTGCGGCCGCGGCCAACGCCCGCGCATAGGCATTTGCGGCGCGGCCGGCGAAGAAGTCCTCGACCGAGCAGTCCTCGACGATATGTCCGTCGAAGACCACGGCCACCCGATCGTCGGGACGGGCATTGCGCTGCAGACCCGAGAGGTCGTGCGTCACCGCGAGCACCGCACAACTGCCTGCCGCTGCCTGTTCATTGAGCACGTCCACCACGGCGTCGGCTTGATCTGGGTCGAGCCCCGCAGTCGGCTCGTCGCAGACGAGCAGCCGTGGGGACTTCGCCACGGCCGCGGCCAAGGAGATGCGGGAGATCTGCCCTCCGGAGACCTGATGCGGCAGCCTGCGAAGGATCGAATTCTCCAATCCGTAGGCTGCCAGATCGGGCCTCTCGATCCCCGCCCGAGCGAACCACTCGTGAAGGCGCATCCTCGGTGGGAAGGTGTCCATGGCATTCTGCGGAGCCCAGGAGATCACTCCGGCACGACACATCTTCCCTATCGCCCGACGGCCTCGCCCGGTTCCGAGGTCGATGCGACCATCTCCGGGGACAGCCGCCTCGGCGAGGCCGGCACCACCAGATCCACCACGGGTCCCGACGATCTCACTGAGATCCAGCACTCCGCTGACTTTCGCGTCGTTGGGGCTGAGGCCCGCGAGCAGATTGCACAAGGTGGACTTTCCGGACCCCGATTCGCCGACGAGCCAGGTGATCCCGCCGATCGGCATCTCGAGGT
Above is a window of Brevibacterium siliguriense DNA encoding:
- a CDS encoding ATP-binding cassette domain-containing protein yields the protein MTALHLQDTTLSLPGVGEVLSALDLEMPIGGITWLVGESGSGKSTLCNLLAGLSPNDAKVSGVLDLSEIVGTRGGSGGAGLAEAAVPGDGRIDLGTGRGRRAIGKMCRAGVISWAPQNAMDTFPPRMRLHEWFARAGIERPDLAAYGLENSILRRLPHQVSGGQISRISLAAAVAKSPRLLVCDEPTAGLDPDQADAVVDVLNEQAAAGSCAVLAVTHDLSGLQRNARPDDRVAVVFDGHIVEDCSVEDFFAGRAANAYARALAAAAPAAGAHPLPLADGARPKPWVYRDGDELRRLGEGAVDGGGPE